From Zea mays cultivar B73 chromosome 3, Zm-B73-REFERENCE-NAM-5.0, whole genome shotgun sequence:
AGGCATCCCTCTTCCACCTGGAGGAGGAGGGGGGCCACCAGACATTCCAGGAGGCATTGGAGGAGAAGGTGCaccgggagggggagggggaccacTTCCATGTCCTCtaggaggaggtggtggtggacCTCCATGACctccaggaggaggaggtggTGATGGAGCTCCACCTCGAAACCCTGCTGGAGGTGGAGGCGGTGGAGTTCCTCCTAGTCCTCCAAAGGGTGGTGGAGGAGGAGGAACTCCTCCAATTCCTCCATATGAAGGCGGGGGTGGTGGAGCTCCTGCATATCCTCCAGGGggtggcggtggtggtggagcTCCTGCATATCCTCCAGGAggtggcggtggtggtggagcTCCTGCATATCCTCCAGGAggtggcggtggtggtggagcTCCTGCATATCCTCCAGGAggtggcggtggtggtggagcTCCTGCATATCCTCCAGGAGGTGGAGGTGGTGCTGGAGCCCCTACATATCCTCTGGGAGGTGGTGGTGGCATTAGAACTTCTGCATATCCTCCAGGAggtggaggtggcgggggagccctTACACATGCTTTGGGAGGTTGAAGATCCCATGCACATTCCCCTAGAggtggcggtggtggtggaggcccTACATGTCCTCCAGtaggtggtggcggtggtggatcCCCTCCACATCCTGTTTGAGGTGGCAGAGGGATCGAAGCCTCTACAAATACACTCGTAGGTGGTGGTGGCAGATCACCTATGTGTCCATTAGAAGatagtggtggtggtggaggtggaggtggaggtggaggtggaggtggcaaGCATGAAGGGCCTTTAGATTCTCTGGTAGATTGGAGGAATGACAAGTCTCCACTATGAAATCCAATTGGCAATGTAATTCCTCCTATCCCTTTAGTAAAGGGTGGTGGAGGTGGAATGGCCCCACATCCTCTAGGAGGAGTTGATAGTGGAACTTCTCCATGTCCTCCAGGAAGTGAAGGTGGAGGTATTGGAATATTCACAATTTCTCCACAAAGAGTTGACAATGGAGATCCCATTTGTCCTTCAGGGGGAAGGAGAGGAGGTGGTGGGTTTTCTTTAGTAACTTCAAGAAGAGAAGCTGGTCCTGTTGATTGCCCACCATCAAGAGGTTGAGACAAAGTTTCACTTGTTCTAGGAGGAGGAGGTGGCAATGGAATTATATTAACCCCTTTTGAATGTGGAGGTGGAACTATTACAATATCCTCTGAAAAGGTAGGTTGGGTTGCTATATCTGCATAGAAAGAAGGTTGGTACGAGCACGGAGATGCAGGTGCGATATGATGTAaagttggtggtggaggtggtggaggtggatataGATTAATATGTTTTCCAGGAAGAGATGGATGATTCAAGAGTGGAGCTGGAAGTGGAGGTAGAACAACACATGATTCTCTAGAAAAAGGTGGAGGGGAAGAAGGTGGATTTTCGTAATGTTCTGTTGGAGAAGGTGGTTTTGAAGATAAACACAAAGAAGGTATAACTGTTGCATGACAAGGTGGTGGttgtggaggaggaggaggtggaggtggagattTCATATGTTCTCCAGAATGAGGCAACTTTTGTGGCAATTGCAGAATTGGAATGCCTCCGTGTTCTTTATCATCAATTATAGAGGCCAAGACTCCGTTAATTGTTTCACCTTGTGATATCTCCACCTCAAATGGCCTCAAATGAATTGATAATGTTGTTTGATCTAAAGGCTGCTCACAATTTACTTGCTCTGCAGATATTGAACATGAGGAATTATCTGTTACAATGTGAAACATTGGATATGGAGGTGCTGCAGGTATATAGGATGACATACTTGAAATTGTATCTTCAGCGCTTCCAACCACATGCTGAACTTTATACTCAGAATGCTCTGATGGAGATAATTCGACAGCAGTATCAGATTGCAGAAATTGAACTTCACTTGCTTCATGTCCTTCGAGAGAAGTAGCTGGAACATCAGATTTGTGTTCTGGTAGCATTGTTGGTTCTTTATATGGACAATCTGAAGACGGATTTGAGTATACCAGTGGAACTGATCCACTATCACTGCATATAGTTGGCAGTGGTAGTTGTGATGGTGGTGGTACTAGAGGCAAAGGTGGTGGCGGCAGCGTTGGTGGTTCAGCACGTTGTAATGTTTTGGGAGGTGAAGAACAAGTCATGTGCAACAAAGAATTTGTATCTTCATTGGTAAATGGGACATCCATGGCAGTTACTATATTAGGTCTACTTGTTACTTCCTCATCTACAAAATCAGAGGCTCCTAAGGGACATTCAGTTGCAGCTATACTACTATTAGAGAGTGAAGTTAGTGAGGAATCACCTAAGTTGAGAACACTTTGTCTATAATCTGGACTATAGGAACAAGATCCATCAGCTCTTATTTGTTCAGGTTCATATATTATGGTGCTCGAATAACTTTGGGTGCAAGAATCATGTGGGGGTGGTAGTGGAGGTGGGTGTGGGGTTTGAGGGCCATATTGGTTGGAAGCAGGCAAAGTTAAGCTACCTGAATGTAGATCATTTTCCTCTGTCATTGGTGGGTGAAGATGTTGATCTTGTGGTATTGAGGGAGATCTAACATGCTCTTGGTGTTTGGGTGATCTTGAAGAAGCCATTGACATCTCTATGAATGTGCCAAATGATAATGATGGTAGAGATGAAATCGTTCTTATTGGTCGCAGAGTAGGATGTACTAGAGACATTTTGGATGATGATCCCAGGGATGTGTAGAGCTGAAATGGTGGAAGCACAGAAGATGTATCTGAATCACCCCTTCCACTTGTAGAAGTAACGGAGTTCTGCTTAGATTCTGTTTGTGATGGAGAAAAAAAGGACAAATCTGTGGATGCAGCACGAAGCAGATTGCGTCTGGGAGATGATGGAGAAAAAAGACTAGATGTCGCCAATGGTAGAAAAGGTTTTTTCTTTAGCACCAGTCGAGATGAATCGGTTGTATCTGTATTTGCATTCACAGAAGTTGAAGCATGGTTTATTATCAAGTTAGATTCTTCTGGtagaatgttcgcacaagagataTTAGAAGACTGACTCCTGGAGCTGGAAAATGATGTGTCAATTCCTGCTCTTCGCTCTGCAGTGACATTACTACTGCAAGCACGAAGCTGATCAATATTTTCATTGGCTGAACTTAGTTCCAAAGAAGTGTTTGAGCTGTCAAGATGTGGTAAATCTTTGGGCTCAGCCACTAGTGAATCTGTGCCTGTGATGGTAAATTTTTCTTTGTTGCGACTTTCTTCCCGTTCAATCACTATGCCATTGTCATAAGCAGCATATTCATCTCGTGCACTCTGTCCCTCATCTTTTTTGAAAAAAGTATTAGGTCGTTTTGTGTCCTCGTCTTCTCCCAGTGCAGTGCTTTCTGAACTGTGGACTGCCTCATCTAATTCAGTTTCCATCATATTCCCCTCTACCACTTGTTTGGGAGTTGTAACTTCAGATATGATGACCTCTTTGATCATCTGTATGTCATCAGTACTATTAGTTTCTAATATAATCACCTCCTTAACCAATACATTATCAATCTGGCTCAAGTCTTGATTGGAACCCATCCTTATATCCTGCTTGGAACTACCCTTTTCAAACATGCACCCATCCTCTTTATAGGTAGAACTTGAGATGCCGCTATCTGTGTCTCCATCTATTGTAGCTGTAAAAGTTGACTTCACAACTGCAGTCTCATCGTTGAGCAAAATATTGGCTTCAGTGGATGTGCATGCTATTGTAGCGGTAAAAGTTGACTTCACAACTGCAGTCTCATTGTTGAGCAAAATATTGGCTTCAGTGGATGTGCATGTCTTTCCATCATTTACTGTTTCTAACAACAAGCCCAAGTTATCGGCTTTATTGTCTTGTGATCCATCAATGTCAATATTCAGATCAAAGTTGgaaaatggagagtttttccaacATTCGGCACTTGGAGTTCGAATATAATCTGTAGAGACCATAGAAAGAGTATCCGCATCCTTATTTCCATCTTGAGATTCAGCATTACTGAAGATTTCTTCTGCTTCAAAGAACTCATCAGCAGAGGCAACATCCATATCATTATCAtagtcataatcataatcataatcaggtGCTACTTCAGTTGACGCATCAGACTCAGCATCAAACTCTGAAAAGAGTACCTGGTTAAGACATGCACCCACAATTAACATTGATATATTTGGTGACGGATTATCACATGCATACATGAGAAATCATGGCCTACCTCTGCTTTGAAGTTCTTTGTGAACTGGTGATCGGCATCCCAAGGGACATCGATGTCCTCAAAGTTCAACGGTAAAATGTGAGACTGGATGAAAAAGGTATTGAACATCACCCTAAACATTAACCTTTCATTTCCTTGGCCATCATCCACATGCAGACATTCAAGGACGACATCACCTTGGACGCAGGATCCTACATTTAACTTCACTGGCGCATTATCTGCCTGCAAAAATAGTTAACGAGTAACTTGAATAAATAGCAGAACCATTTAGATAAGACATGCTTGATGGTACCTGTCTGTAACGCCTAATATGTTTCTTGGCCTTTGATGGTGGTGAAATGACACTATGACTTCTGTCAGTTGTTGGAATATCCTGCCCATATACTCGAACAATTGGCCGACAACCACCGACTCCATCAAAATTTGGAATTTCTCTAAGAATTACACAATCCAAGGTGAAAGGAATAGGTTGTGTAGGCCATCCTATGCCGTCATCCATTCTGCATATGTACCCAAGATACCGAAGATGAGACGGTTGTGGATTCAATGTGGTTAGCATCTGAAGAAGCTCCTTTGGGGCTTGCTTGTACACCATATCTAGAGTTCTTTGCTCCCCATTATATTGTTTCCTGTACAGAAGAAGACCTGCAAGCATAAATGCCAACACTGGCCATCCATCTTTCTCACAGTGCATTAGTAAAATATTTTGCTGCCCTTCAAGCATAAGCCACCTTTCACTCAGCCTTAGGAAGTGGAGAATGATATCCAAAGGAAGTAACGGGCATCCTAGATACTTGCAAGGGTAGTCTTTGGCTGTAATATTGTACTTGGAGAAAATGCCTGAAATAAGACTTTTTCCTTCATCTCTAAAGTTAAGTACCATCAATGAAGAATCTGCAAACTGTTCACGGAGCTGCAAAATAATGTTGTCCAGGTAATTCTTGTATCTGTATTGGTCCATGGTTTCTGTTGAGAAGCAACAATCGAATACTGCAAGCACAAACAGACCAATCATTGCACATTAATGTCAGACTTAATTTGACAATGTCTATAACCATCATAGAAGTATGGTGCAAGGCCAGAAGCCACCCATTCAATTTTTTTATACGAGACTACAGAAGTAGCAGATCAATACATGATAGCCTTGATCCTACATAATCAAATCATAAACGCATGAGCTGGTGTGTAGAAAGAACAGGACAGTCCTGTCAGAAGTTACACAATGGTGACTATATCCGATCGCTCTGGACATAATCACAACCTCCACACAAATCCAAGAATTCGCCGAACTATGGACCAGAATACAAATTGTACAGATGCTGCTCGGCATGCAGGATTCTATAACTCGGAAATGGATGGCTGACGGAAAATATTCCACATGTTCAGCATACAAGATCCAGTTCGGAGGATCGCATCGAAAATTCCAGGCCGAGCTCATTTGGAAGGCGCAGGTGGAAAATAAATGCAAAGTCCACGCCTGGATACTCATGCACAACAAAGTCCTAATGGTGGACAACCTACAAAAGAGCGGGGTTCCCACATTAGGACCATTGTGTCTTGTGTAATGGGCCTCTAGAGATAACAGACAAGGTTACACCTTTCTTTGCTGTGCCCCTTCGCAAGGGCCAATTGGAGCCAGGTGCTATCCTGGAAGAATTTCAATGTGCAGCTACCCTAACAGGACCCCGCCTGCATTACCGATTGGTGGGAGGAAGTAGTAAGCAAGGTGCCAAAGCACGACCGCAGCCGTTTCAACGGAGTGGTAATCTACATTGTGTGGTACCTGCGGAAGGAGAGAAATAGGAGGATTTTTTAAGATGTGTACAAGACATCGCAGCAGGTCACCTCATCGACCAAAGAAGAAATAGTGCAAAGATGTAGGACGAATGGACGATGTTCTTTGCGGGTTACCCCACCAAGAGTGGGGGAGGGCTTCTCTTTTTGTCCTAGGACCGGTCTGTTGGGCACAATGGGCGTTCAGCTTACATAAAACTCCCTTTTCCTTGCTTAATTGAGCAGTGCCTTTACTTAAAAAATGCATGAGAGTTATCCTGTTAGTCCTACTAAGAAGTCACCTAGTTGCACTACTGAAAACCCATCAGCAAACAATTAAATACAGCAACACAAAGATGCCAATCAGTATTTCTACTTATGTGAAACTTCATGTCTTCAAACATGTTAGCAGCATTTTAGACTAAAATGCACTTCTTATTCAATTTTTTTTCTGATAGTGAAGTAGCAGATTAAGACATGATCGCATTGTTCTTGTTGATCAGCAAGCATTATCGTATTAGGCATAGACTAAATGTCACAGCTCCTCATCTATCTTCAAACATGGGTGTTACATTAATCGCATAACATAGAAACTTCAGAATCAAACCCTTGCACCAGCCAACGAGGTTGCTGGCAACGTTACTATTAATGTGCAGTAATAAACACGGGAAAAATACAGCGGTAGTCGAACAGTGAGCGAACCCTTCTTTTTGAGAAGCATAGCTCGAACGAAACTAGAATGGGGCCATAGAATCATGGTGGCACCGTAAGCTGATGCAGCATGCACAAGGAAGGCATGTTAGCTGGAAGCCTGAAAACAACATCCAGAGAAATTTGTTCCGGCACTGAGCGAAATTACATAATGCAGCTGCATTTCCGGTGCTAAAATCAATAGAACCTCCGATTGCACACACCCCGAAGTACCCCCCAAATCGGTAATTCGGTTCGGTGGCGGCAGTCGAACAGGAGGCGCGGGGTTACCGTACCGTAGACGCGGTCGGCTATCTCGAGGAGCCGATCCGGCGGCTTCCGATAGAAGAGCCTCCGGAACAGCGCCATTCCCTTGCGCTTCCGACCGCCGTCGGCGTCGCCGCCGTCTCCGGCGGCCTGCCCCCGGACCCACTTGCTCCGCGACGCCCGGGACCAGCCGACCGCACTCTTGCCGGCGGCCAGCCAGCCAGACCGCAGCGGCGGCGCCAGCGATGATCGGGCCCCGTGCTGCCCGCTGCCGCCGCCGACCTAGCACCCACTCGCCAGCGGAGGCTAACGATACGAACGCCGGCGATCGGGTGCGCCACGCACGCACCCGCCCGCCAAGCTCCCGGCTCGAGTCGCGGGAGGGCAATGCCGCGCGCGGCGGAATTCAGACAGCTAGGGTTTCCTTTCCCCCTCTCGTTGAGGAATTCTTTTTTTCGAGCGGAACTTTTTTTTCTGCTCGTGCTGCTAAAATTATTTTTGGGGTGTTGGAGGTGGCGGAGAAGGAAACGGAGGAAGACAGAGGGGAGACgacggcggaggcggaggcggcagGCAGAGCAGAGCAAAGCTGAGCACGCGCGAGCACGATTGCTCGAAACAAACACACGATGAAATGCCTCGGGGGTAAGATTTTTTGTgcgtatgacatgtggggcccggCGCCAACGGTTGCACCGGTGCGCGCCACGCTGCTCGGCGCATGACATCACATCAGGCAGCGGTCACCGTGTGGGCTTTTTCATGATAGGCCGGATCTGCACTAGTCAGGAGCAATTGGGATGGGCCCGTAATAGCAGGATGAATCAAAGTTAGCCCAACGAATGGTACTCTTGCCGTGTTACAGAGAGCCCAACGTGTAACGGGCTGAATCCAGAGCTAGAGATTTCCGAGTCCGGTTTCTAAGAAATTTTTCATCTTTCCAAAAAAAAGTGATGGCCTGAGTTCATCATAGTTTAAATTCTGTCCAAATATGGAATCTGTTTAATGTCAAGAAAATAGACGAAGTCTCTATCCAAAATCAATGTTTAGGCATTTTTTTAGATAAGGACCTCAATCAAAGCCAAAAACCATCACACTTAAAAGAGCTTCGGACGACGAAGAAATGGGAAAGTGAAGGGGAGCTTCAGTGCCTTCACAATGGTCTATGGATAAAACAAGTTAAGAAGGTTTACATGGAGAAGAAAATCAGGATTGTAAAATGGTGTGATTGTACCCTCTCGTTAGCGAAGGACTACGGTGTAAACGTAAGGGCAAGGTTGCAATTTCATATGAATATGTATATCGTTCgaaccctataaatagatgaataataTCACTGTTACGGGGATCGGTCATATGTAACCTTgcgtctatagcatctttttcccgaGAGAACCTCCAAAGATACTACAATGTCGAAGTATATTTGGATGTTCCCTCCCTATGTTATCTGATATCTGTTATTCAAAGTAACCTAATCATTGAGCTTGACTGTTGCATATATGAAACTAGTTCATTGTCATCAATTACTTTGTATAATGTCATTTGTTTATACATTTAGTATGTTAACCCTTGTACTTGTTCCATGTGCTCTCTGGACACGGAGAACACAATCACCCTTCTCCCCTTCGACACCTTTGGAGGGGAGAAGGATTTGACAAGATAATCATATGACCATTAATATTCAGGTATGTTAAAAACAATGAGCTTCAAAACTGTGGATCAATTAAACATTGGAATCTTGATCATCAATTTCATTATATACACATCTTATGAAAGACAAAACTCTGTTGTCAGGGTCAAAACCGGGTCCCCAAGGCCCACGAGTCGTGATGAGTAAAGATACTCTGAAAAGGCTCGAGTAAGGCCCAATCTGCTTCTGGATCATGAGTAAACCGCTAATGTTTGCCCCTAGTCCCGATGTGAAGCAAGGACGCCTAGGGGTTGGGCAAAACGAAAAAGGGTTGAACGAGCCCTAAGTCAACCTAGGGGTCAGGCGAATCGTGCCTAGCCTAAGGGGATGACCAAACTAGACACAGGCACAAACAAACCACACACGGGTCAACGATCAAAAGAATGAGGATGACCACTCCATGATTAGCCTTCGTCATCATAACGGTCGCCACAACATGGAGGGGAATGGAGGTTGTTCCTATTCTGACTAACATCCACATCCATTACGTCTAAATCAACCATGAAGCACTCATTCCTCTCGTACGGATATAGGAAACGACACTATGGATGGACTACACTGCATGGTGAACCGTCAGATATTGGGGATACGAACGAGCCCATTGATAAGCTGACCGACCCTTGAAGCACGACCACTATCATAGGTGATACTGTGCTACCAACTTCGGCTTGGACCCCCCCTCGCTAAAGCCCAATACGtgcatgaaagggaaatggccttaaaccaTTTATTATATTGTTTTttgtgcttgatgaccatcacaaccattcggactaattagtttgcctagtttttgattcacaggttcataagTTCAACATTTAGTTTCTAAGTCACAATAAGCTCAGATACAACGAAATAGGGGTAAAacatggaatagatgaactaccaatagttctactctttggataagttctaaataccCCGAGGAACCTATTCAACACTTCTAGAGAAGTTGGAAAGCTCAGAATCAACTTCTCACTattttggagctagtttgagcaaaagaagaaatatgAGTTAAAGAATTAAAATGTTTAAGATCCATGACTTAGACTAGATGGACAACCACTAGAGATATTCTTCTAAGTCATAGGATCTCTCTCAAGTTTAGCCAAAGCAACTTGGAGAAGATTGTTCAAAGATCAACGACAAGTCAGAAACTCAAGTTCTGAAATCGCCAAGTGCGGACCGCCTGGCCCCTTCTGGCGGACCGTTCGTGACACCGCTATGACTTTGGATAGGAACTATAAATCGTGgacagtccggctataaatcgTGGACTGTCCGGCTATAAAGCGTGGATCGTTCAGCTATAATTcatggaccgtccgcacgtgaagaTCTGGTTCAGCCTGAAGGTGACTAGTTGTGCAAAAGGATTTCTAGAACTGGCGCAGACCATCCGGGACCAAGGGCAGACCTCCGCGTATCGAGACAATTGTTGATCTAGCCATTGGGTTGTCAGACATAACCGTTGTAACGTCAGATCCTACCGTTGGAGGGTCGTGGATCATCCGGGCCCaagctgcggaccgtccgccagtgcgcAGAACAGACAGACAGGGCATAACAGTTATAtgggtggttggaggctataaaagggaccccaacCAGCCCATTCTCATTGATTGATTGATCCATATCATACACAGGAGTTGGGTATTCACTCCTGTCTACTAGTGCAGCACTTCTATACACATCAAggcctcacaagtgccacaaaagaaagatcaagcaagaaagagctactcgtgtgtgtttagcgatagtgcattatgagaatcattgagagaaagtgtgagctacctcttgtgatcatttgagcgtggagttttgactcccattcattgtaaagctagcaagagccccttatctttgtggttggccttgtGGAGACTTTGGTcttcggactgttcggtgtgcaccggactgtccggtgcaccctctgccagtggGGACAGCCTGGCCCAGAGAAGAGGGTTCCCTGCGTAGAAACATGAGAGCGCGCAGTTcacgagttgaattttagtggcacaccggatagcgcatcagactgtccggtgcgcactgaACAGTgattgttcactgttcggtgtgccatctgcccaacggctagctgtcagaactagccgttggagtcgaccgttggtgcaccggtggcgcaccacagtccggtgcgcccatgcgcagcagGGTTTGTGTAacgactagttggtgggtgagggctatttatacccctccacccaccatattgattgtcttgttgcccacatttactcctacactttggtagagcattgcaagcaccacaaagcctagtgaggtgatttgagaatcttaatcccgcatttggacctcattagcgctagcgagagccacctagagcacacaccgcatgcatttggcttctcttggtcaagtgaaagtctacggcttgttactcttggtgatcgacatcacctagacggcttggtggcgttgggagctcggtgatcaccgtggagatcttgttggtgacccgactcaagtttgtaagcggtcgtgagagaTCCACCGAGCCGGAGTGGCAaaagatcatctcatagtgagcacttggttcttgcaaggaccaagggggagcgatacccttgcgcgggtgctccaacgaggactaggggagagtgccgactcttcgatacctcgggaaaaaatggaggagtcttctaaaccttgctttacattacgcacttaattcaagcattttaaatTGTGTATTTATTTAGCAAGTATttaaagtattgtcttagcattgttgtatttctagtattattctcttattgctagttgttggggtgaagttgggctcttgcttaggttttaattagtgttgatttttagaaaagcccaattcatcccccctcttgggcatcgtgatcctttcaattggtatcggagccttgttgctcttagattagcttaaccgctagagtaacgatgtccggtggggatggatcgcctcccgtttttgatggtgatgattttccatattggaaaattcgtatggaagcttacttagaggctatagacattggtgtctacaaagccgccacacaaggtttccccgaacctagagatcccacaaatcttgtaggtgaagagtttaactatgagaaatggaatgctaaggccaaaaacactctttttagaggcctttgcaaaaatgtgtttaatagagttagaaaccatagaaatgctcatgatttgtggatggacatatgtgctctacatgaaggaactagaagtgagcgtgaggagagatatcacattgctatgagaaaactaaattcttttgagatgcttgctaatgaaaatgccaatgctatgtactcacgtctcaatattcttgtagaggaagtaaatggcttggggcttacacaaatttcacaaccggatgttgtgaggaagattctcagtgtcctcccaattgacaaatatggacacattgtcacagtgcttcatcagatggatctttcagttgccACTCCTACACAGATatcgggaaagatcaatgctcatgagatgtacatgcacatcaatgacaaggatgagtcatcttccaagagaaaggatttggctctcaaagcaaatcaagaaagaaaaggaaaagctaaagtacaaattgaggaggaatcctcaagtgatgatgatcttgatgctaacattgccttgatggtgaggaagaccaccaagatgttaaagaagctcaacagagaaggcatcaaatttgactcaagaaagaagaaattcttttccagcaaaagaaagcccatttctgaaatggattgctacaactatggagagcttggtcatctttctcatctatgtaacaagcccaagaagaacaagttcaagggcaagaaagaagatgacagtgatgatgagaaaaaggaaaagagattcttcaagaggaaggatgggaagcacaagaggttccacaaaaagaaaaatggaaaggcatacattgttggtgactggctcactgacattgagccatcaagtggatcttcttcaagtgaagaagaaaatgatgaaaaagttgccgccatcgctggggacttctcttcaccaccaccatcaccatcatcgacttctcacctatgcctcatggctagaggtgaacggaaggtacaaatgataatgatattatttatgatagtgatagtgatgatgaatttgcttcaccttcctatgatgaactagctgacttgcttaaggaatacactcaaatcattaggaagtcaaaagccaaatgtgataagttgaaagatgaaaatgaaatttttaaatgccaaatatgacatagttatgaaagctagtgatgaaatgaaagaagaaaacaaaactatgtcatccactataaatgagcttacatcctccctaaaagatgctaaggataaatgtgacaagttaaatgaagctaatagggaattgaaagatagactagtgaaaattaaggaagactatactaagattaaatttgatcataataatcttcttgttgaaaatgaacttttatcttacaatacacatgaggctattaaccctattgttaagattgatgtagcaacctcatgtgatgatttgagtcaaggtgatcaaactagtctacatgatgaactgaccgaaaaagttgaagtcttgacattagacaaccaaaaattgaagagatacttgactgatgcaactactagaggaaacgttgccattgagaacaatgaCTTCAACAATGAGTTGACAGTGGATAattaaaggcttaaaaatgaggtcaagaaacttaagagtgaaaatgaacatcttgcaaca
This genomic window contains:
- the LOC103652160 gene encoding formin-like protein 12 isoform X8, whose translation is MALFRRLFYRKPPDRLLEIADRVYVFDCCFSTETMDQYRYKNYLDNIILQLREQFADSSLMVLNFRDEGKSLISGIFSKYNITAKDYPCKYLGCPLLPLDIILHFLRLSERWLMLEGQQNILLMHCEKDGWPVLAFMLAGLLLYRKQYNGEQRTLDMVYKQAPKELLQMLTTLNPQPSHLRYLGYICRMDDGIGWPTQPIPFTLDCVILREIPNFDGVGGCRPIVRVYGQDIPTTDRSHSVISPPSKAKKHIRRYRQADNAPVKLNVGSCVQGDVVLECLHVDDGQGNERLMFRVMFNTFFIQSHILPLNFEDIDVPWDADHQFTKNFKAEVLFSEFDAESDASTEVAPDYDYDYDYDNDMDVASADEFFEAEEIFSNAESQDGNKDADTLSMVSTDYIRTPSAECWKNSPFSNFDLNIDIDGSQDNKADNLGLLLETVNDGKTCTSTEANILLNNETAVVKSTFTATIACTSTEANILLNDETAVVKSTFTATIDGDTDSGISSSTYKEDGCMFEKGSSKQDIRMGSNQDLSQIDNVLVKEVIILETNSTDDIQMIKEVIISEVTTPKQVVEGNMMETELDEAVHSSESTALGEDEDTKRPNTFFKKDEGQSARDEYAAYDNGIVIEREESRNKEKFTITGTDSLVAEPKDLPHLDSSNTSLELSSANENIDQLRACSSNVTAERRAGIDTSFSSSRSQSSNISCANILPEESNLIINHASTSVNANTDTTDSSRLVLKKKPFLPLATSSLFSPSSPRRNLLRAASTDLSFFSPSQTESKQNSVTSTSGRGDSDTSSVLPPFQLYTSLGSSSKMSLVHPTLRPIRTISSLPSLSFGTFIEMSMASSRSPKHQEHVRSPSIPQDQHLHPPMTEENDLHSGSLTLPASNQYGPQTPHPPPLPPPHDSCTQSYSSTIIYEPEQIRADGSCSYSPDYRQSVLNLGDSSLTSLSNSSIAATECPLGASDFVDEEVTSRPNIVTAMDVPFTNEDTNSLLHMTCSSPPKTLQRAEPPTLPPPPLPLVPPPSQLPLPTICSDSGSVPLVYSNPSSDCPYKEPTMLPEHKSDVPATSLEGHEASEVQFLQSDTAVELSPSEHSEYKVQHVVGSAEDTISKQVNCEQPLDQTTLSIHLRPFEVEISQGETINGVLASIIDDKEHGGIPILQLPQKLPHSGEHMKSPPPPPPPPQPPPCHATVIPSLCLSSKPPSPTEHYENPPSSPPPFSRESCVVLPPLPAPLLNHPSLPGKHINLYPPPPPPPPTLHHIAPASPCSYQPSFYADIATQPTFSEDIVIVPPPHSKGVNIIPLPPPPPRTSETLSQPLDGGQSTGPASLLEVTKENPPPPLLPPEGQMGSPLSTLCGEIVNIPIPPPSLPGGHGEVPLSTPPRGCGAIPPPPPFTKGIGGITLPIGFHSGDLSFLQSTRESKGPSCLPPPPPPPPPPPPPPLSSNGHIGDLPPPPTSVFVEASIPLPPQTGCGGDPPPPPPTGGHVGPPPPPPPLGECAWDLQPPKACVRAPPPPPPPGGYAEVLMPPPPPRGYVGAPAPPPPPGGYAGAPPPPPPPGGYAGAPPPPPPPGGYAGAPPPPPPPGGYAGAPPPPPPPGGYAGAPPPPPSYGGIGGVPPPPPPFGGLGGTPPPPPPAGFRGGAPSPPPPPGGHGGPPPPPPRGHGSGPPPPPGAPSPPMPPGMSGGPPPPPGGRGMPTPPGGRGHGLARTLGPTLQSAMRKSSLKPLHWVKVTRAMQGSLWAELQKQVEANSHAEFDVNELESLFTIAPKAKAGSKSEGRGKSLGTKSDKVQLIDLRRANNTEIMLTKIKMPLPDMMSAALALDDSVLDADQIENLIKFCPTKEEMELLKNYSGDKEALGKCEHFFLELMKVPRVESKLKIFAFKIQFQSQGCQKEFADCIICL